A single genomic interval of Pseudorca crassidens isolate mPseCra1 chromosome 19, mPseCra1.hap1, whole genome shotgun sequence harbors:
- the C19H17orf67 gene encoding uncharacterized protein C17orf67 homolog isoform X2, translated as MAAAGASPILTEKEAKQVLRSRRQDRPSKPGFPDEPMREYMHHLLRLERRAEEQFLEHWLNPHCKPHCDRNMVHPV; from the exons ATGGCGGCAGCAG GGGCCTCCCCGATTCTGACGGAAAAGGAGGCCAAACAGGTCCTGAGATCCCGGCGCCAGGACAGGCCGAGCAAACCCGGGTTCCCTGATGAGCCCATGAGG GAGTACATGCACCATCTGCTCCGCCTGGAACGCCGTGCTGAAGAGCAGTTCCTGGAGCACTGGCTGAACCCCCACTGCAAGCCCCACTGCGACAGGAACATGGTCCATCCTGTGTAA
- the C19H17orf67 gene encoding uncharacterized protein C17orf67 homolog isoform X1, translating to MKRLFVLVLSLTLLIFFSGASPILTEKEAKQVLRSRRQDRPSKPGFPDEPMREYMHHLLRLERRAEEQFLEHWLNPHCKPHCDRNMVHPV from the exons ATGAAGAGGTTATTTGTGCTCGTGCTGTCTCTCaccttactgattttcttctCAG GGGCCTCCCCGATTCTGACGGAAAAGGAGGCCAAACAGGTCCTGAGATCCCGGCGCCAGGACAGGCCGAGCAAACCCGGGTTCCCTGATGAGCCCATGAGG GAGTACATGCACCATCTGCTCCGCCTGGAACGCCGTGCTGAAGAGCAGTTCCTGGAGCACTGGCTGAACCCCCACTGCAAGCCCCACTGCGACAGGAACATGGTCCATCCTGTGTAA